GCCTTCTGCTGGCTGTAGGCGTAGTCGCCATACTGGAATGCAAGAGGTGCCAGCGCCGGCGCGCGGCCTTCGCTGAGGGCCCGGTACACCGCGGCGATCTCGCCCACCAGCAGTTCCTGCGACCAGCCGTCGGAGGCGATGTGGTGGATCGTGATCGACAGGACGCTACGCGATGGGGAGCAGCTGTAACACACCGCCCGAATCGGGAAATCCCTGCTCAGGTCAAAGGGTCTGGCCTGCTCGGCCGCGACCAGCGCGGCGACTTCGTTGCGCTGCTGCGCCTCGTCGATGGCAGACAGGTCGGTGAAGGTCACCGCGAACGCGGCGCTGCCCAACACACGCTGCCTCACCTCGCCGGCCGCGTCCGCCACGTAGACTGTACGCAGGATTTCATGGCGCTCCAGCACGTGCTGCAGCGTGCTGCTCAGCCGGGCCGGGTCCAGGTGCGCGCGAAACTCGAATGCATTGGCGATGTTGTACTGGCCCTGCTCGTTGATCTTCTGCGCCAGCCAGACCTGGTGCTGTTGCGACGACAACGGACGGTCGACCCCATCGGGGGCACGTTCGAGTCGAAAACCGCCGGTGTCGTCGGCGTCGCCGGACAACGCCTGCAGGTACGCAATGATTTCCGTCTTGTGCGCGGCGATCTCCGCGCGCAGTTCGTCTGACAAGCCACCGCCGGCAGCCGTGTAGGCCAGCTTTCCGTCCTTGAGGTACAGCGCGACCTGTGACTGCAGCGCGCGCTCGATGATGCGTTCCACCACTTTCATGCTTGCCCCCGCGATATGACGCGAAAAGAAAACCCAATAGCCCTATGTGCCGCACGGCCGCGCCACGTCGGCGCCGACCACGTCGGACGGTCTTACGTCACCGGTTTTCCGGTCTAGAACTCCCCTTCCTCGACAATCGCCTCGGCACTCAGCTCCTGGCGCTTCGACGCCAGTTTCTCGACCACGGAGTGGCCGTCCAGCCGCGCGGCGATATGCGAGATGGTCGGATTGGCGAAGAAGTCCGAGAGCGAAAACACCCGCTCCGCGACGTTGAAATGCGTACGCACCTTGGCGACCAGGCGCGTGGCGATCAGCGAATCGCCACCCAGCTCGAAGAAGCTGTCATTGACGCCAATCCGTTCGATACCCAGCACGTCTTGCCACATCCGTGCGACGACCTCTTCGGTCTTCGTGCCCGGCGCTGCGTACGGCTGGGCGATATCCGGCCGTTCGTGGACCTGTATCGCGCCCTCCCCGCTCTCGGCCAGACCGCCGACCCAGCGGGCGTAACGCGCATCCATGTCCGTCGTCGAATTGATCAGGCAAGGCTGGTCGCAGTGCTGCATGGCAACGGCGAAAGCGCGCATGCCGTCCGCCGGGCGCATGGCGTGCTCCATGCCGTGCGCGACCGCGCCATCGCCGGAAAAATTCCAGCCGTCCCAGTCGATGGCGCACCAGTGATGATGTCCTTCGTTGCGAAGGTGCTGGACGAAGGCGTCGGCATAGGCACTGGCGGCCGCATAGGCGGTGAATCCCAGCCCCCCCAGCTCGGCTGCCAGCGAAGACATCACCAGGCAGAAATCCACACGCCGGCCACGCAGCACGCGCTCGAGGTGGATCAGGCCTGCCACCTTGGGCGCGAACTGCCGTTCGCAGGCAGCTTCGTCGGTGGATGACAACGGCAGTACCGAATCCTCGACGTTGCCCGCCGCATGGAACACGCCGGCGATCGCGCCGCAGGCCCGTTCGGCGTCGGTCACGGCAACCTCCAGCGCAGCGTAGTCGGCCACGTCGGCGCGCAGCACGTGGACATCCGCGCCTGCTTCGCACAAAGCATTCAACCACCGCACTTGCTCGGCGACGGCTGCGGTGAAGAGGCCTTCGTCAACGCGTGCCCAATCCTGTCTTGCCGGGAATTCACGGCGGCTCACCAGGGTGATCCGGGCGTGGTAATCCTCCGCCAGCCACTTCGCCAACTGCAGGCCGATGCGGCCGAGCCCACCGGTGATCAGGTAGTGGCCGCGGTGGCGCAGAACCGGGCGTGGCGTAGCGAGGCGGCTGTCGGCCAGGGGCAGGAAGTGCTTCAGCCAGCGCCCGTTGCCGCGCAGCGCGACCTCGGGAGCGTCCTGCGCCGCGTTGAATTCGCGCCACAACTGCTCGGCAATCCGCCCGCGCTGAACGACGTTGCCGGCCTGCGTGGCATCGATGTCGATCAGGCGGCAGACGACCTGTGGATTCTCCTGCGCCGCTACCTTGCACAGACCTCGCAGCGTCGCCAGCCCCGCCTGGATCGTCTCGGTGCCGGTCACACGCAGCGCCCGGTCGGTAACAACATGCAGCCGCACTTCCAGACGGGGGCATTGCGCAAAAATGGCCTTCAGCAGCGCAAGCAACGGATAGAAACTGCGTCGCTGGAGACGTTCGAACTCCGCGTAGTCCGGCGACTCCACCGTCGTCGCCACCAGGGGCCACAGGCAGGCGATGGAAACCGACGTGCTGTCGGCAAGGCCCGCTACCAGTCGCTCAAGCTGTGCCGCATCATCCATCAGCGACGGCGCCAAAGCGCTGGGCGGAATGACCCGTGGTTCACCATGCGGACGAATACGCTCGGCCAGGGCCTCGGCAATGCCCAGCTCATCGGAAAGCACCAGCCAGGTTGAGGCAACGACGCTTTCACCGGTCGCGTCGACCGGCTGTGTGATCGCCGGCGCGAGCTGCCAGTTCGGGAGGTAGAACCACGCTTCCGGGTTTGTCGACGGGGCCGCATGTACCGGGGGAAGCGGCCGTTCTCCGGCTTTGGGCCGGTCGATCCAGAACCGCTTGCGATCGAAGGCATAGGTCGGCAACGCGACGCGACGGCGCGCGCCAACCCCATGGAGTTGGCGCCAGTCAAGCCCGACGCCCAGCGTCCAGAGCTTGCCGAGCGCATTGAGCCAGTAGACGACGTCGTCGCCTGACTCCTGCGGATGACGCAACGTCGGAGTCGCCAGCGACGGGGCGGCGCAGGGGTTGCGGCGGACCAGGTTCGAAAGCCCCTGCCCCGGCCCCACCTCGACGAACGCCAGATCCGCGCCGGTTGCGCCCAACACACGGCACAGCGTTTCCAGGCCCTGGGCGAATTGCACCGGGGCCAACAGGTGGCTCGCCCAGTAGTCCGGATCGCAGGCCTGCTCCGGCGTCATGAACGCGCCGGTGACGTTGGACAGCAGGCGCATCGTCGGTGGGTTCAGCGCGACACCCGCCAGGACTGTGCGCAACCCGTCCGCGGCCGCCGTCATCATCGGTGAATGGAAAGCGTGCGAGGTCTGCAAGGTGCGGCACTGGATACCCGCCTGGTTGAGCTGTGCCTCGACCTGGGCGATCACGGCCGTCGCGCCGGAAACCACGTAGTTCTCCGGACCGTTTATCGCCGCGAGTGCCACGCTACTCACGTCGTAGCAGGGTTCGGCTGCGCTGCGCGCTGCGCTGATGGCCAGCATCGCGCCCGGCTCGCCCGCCTGCATCAACCGGGCTCGCGCGCACACCACCCTGATGGCGTCCTCCAGCGTGAACACGCCCGCCAGGCAGGCAGCAACGAACTCGCCAAGACTATGTCCGATCATCGCGGCAGGTTCGACGCCCAGCCCCGTCAGCTCGGTGGCAAGGCTGTATTCCAGGGCGAACAGCGCCGGCTGGGCGACATCCGTCGGCAACAGCGCCGCATTGCCTTCGGCGAGTTTGTCGCGCAGATCAAAACCGCCGTGGCGGGCGATCAGCGCCCGGCACTGCTCAAACGCTTCCGTGTAGCGCAGCGCCACGCCGAGCAGCCCCTGTCCCATGGTGGCGTACTGCGCCCCTTGCCCCGGGAACAGGAACACCGTTGCCAGGCGTTTGCGGCCATCGTCGTGGTGCCGGGCCTTGCGTGAGCCCGCTTCCGCCAGCGCGGCAACCAGGGAATCGCGATCCCTGGCGACAACATGACGACGCCAGGGATGAGCCTCACGTCCCACCTGCAGCGTGTAGGCGATGTCCGACAGCCGCTGGCCGGGCGTGCTGGCCAGGTGTTCGCGCAGCGCGTCTGCCGCAGCCACCAGCGACGCTTCGGACCGGGCAGACAGTGGAAACAGCTGGTAGCCGTCATCTTCACTGTTGCTCTCTCCGCCGGCCACAGCCGGTGCCTGCTCGATGATTACATGGACATTGGTTCCGCCGATTCCGAACGCACTGACGCCGGCGCGGCGAGGTTCGCCTTCGGCGCAGGTCCAGGGCAGGGCCTGGCGTGGGAAATAGAACGGGCTGCCCGCCGTATCGATCAGCTCGTTCGGGCGATCCAGGTGCAGACACGATGGTATGACGCCGTGCCGAACAGCCTGCACGGCCTTGATCAGTCCGGCGACGCCCGCAGCCGCATCCAGGTGACCAATGTTGGGCTTGAGCGTGCCCAGCGCGCAGCGGGCTTCGCCGGCCGCGTGGAACACCTTGCGCAAGGCGCGGTACTCGATCGGATCGCCCAGCGGCGTGCCCGTGCCGTGCGTCTCGACGTACTGGATCTGCTGAGCGTCGAGCTGCGCGTCACGCAGCGCCTCCTCGATCACGCTGGTCTGTCCTACCACACTGGGCGCGGTATACCCGGCCTTTTGTGACCCATCGTTATTGAGCGCCGTGCCCCGGATCACGGCCAGCACGTTGTCACCGTCGCGCAGCGCATCGTCCAGGCGCTTGAGCACCACGATGCCGGCGCCGTTGCCACCGCGGGTACCGCGCGCATCCGCGTCGAAGGCGCGGCACCGCCCGTCCGGCGACTCGATGCCGCCTTCCCGGTACAGGTAGCCGCTCGGGCCGAATTCCGACACGCCCGCACCACCGGCCAGTGCCATGTCACATTCACCGTGCCGCAGGCTGTTGACCGCCTGGTGCACCGCGACGAGCGAGGTCGAGCAGGCCGTTGCGATGGTGATCGCAGGGCCAGTGAGATCCAGCTTGTAGGCGATGCGGGTAGCGAGGTAATGATTGCTGTTGGCGTGCAGGACGTTGAGCCCGAGGTCGCGCATCAGCGTCATCTGCGGCAGCAGGTGATGGGCCAGATAGGTGCTTTCGCCACACCCTAGGAACACCCCGCAGTGCCGCGGCTGCGCGCCATCGCCGTAGCCGGCGCTTTCCAGCGCGTGCACCGAGCATTCCAGCAGGAGTCGTTGCTGCGGGTCGAGGATCTCCGCTTCGCGCGGCGTCATGCGGAAATAGTCCGCGTCAAAGGACGCCACGTCCCGCAGCAAGGCGGCCGAACGCACGAACGCCGGATCAGCGACTACGGCAGGGCTGAATCCCCCGGCAATGAGTTCGGCGTCGGAGAATGTCTGCAGCGATTCCCGGCCTTCACGCAGGTTCTCCCACAGCGCATCCGGGCTATCCGCATCGGGGAAACGACCGGCCATCGCGATAATGGCGATCGGTGCCTGCGCCTGTGCGGCAGTCCGCGGCGCCAGGTCGCGGCCATCAACGATCGCCTCGGCAATCGACTGCCCCGTGTCGCGGATCGACTGCAGATGCCGGGCCAGCTCCGCGATCGTCGGAAATTCGAAAAATGCGGTGATGTCGAGCTTGCAGCCGAACTGGTTCTCGATGTCGGCCCTCAGCCGCACAAACATGAGCGAGTTGCCGCCGATATCGAGGAAATTGTCGTGGATGCCGACGCGGTCCAGGCCAATGGCTTCCTGCCAGAGCGTGCACAAGGCCCCTTCCAGGTCTGACTGGGGAGCGACATAGTTCAGGCCCAGTGAGGCGGCGACGTCGATGCGGGGCAACGCGCTCTTGTCGACCTTGCCGTTGACCGTCAACGGCAAGGCGGCGATCAACTCGAACGCAGCCGGTACCATGTACTCGGGCAGGGACCGCGCCAGCTCCTGGCGGACCCGTTGCTGGAACACTTTTGCGTCGGCAACGTCATCCGCCGGTTGCAGGAACGCCACCAGCAGGCGTTGCGACGGCTCGTCCTGGACCAGCACCGCCGCTTCCCGAACCCCGGTTACACCGCGCAATGCCGACTCGATTTCGCCGGTCTCGATGCGGTAGCCGCGGATCTTGACCTGGTCGTCGCAGCGCTTGATGAACTCGAAGTGCCCGTCGCTGCGCAAACGCACCAGGTCGCCGGTGCGGTAAAAGCGTTGCTGCGGGTCGACGTTCGGCAGCGTCACGAAACGCTGCGCGCTCACTTCGGGGAGATTCAGGTAACCCTCCGCCAATCCCGCGCCGGCGATATGCAGTTCGCCAACCGCGCCCAACGGCACGAGCTGACCGCCATTCACCGCGTACAGTCCAGTGTTGGCGATCGGTTTTCCGATCGGCACAGCACCGCTTACCGGAACGTTGACGGACTGCCCGTCGATGACGTAAACGGAACAGCCGACCACCGTTTCAGTGGGGCCGTATTCATTCACATACGTCGCCTCGGGCAGCCAGTGCGAACGCCACTGGTCAACGACGGCATGATCCAGCTGCTCGCCACCGATGATCAGCACGTGACGCGCCGGGGACCGGCCAAGACGGCCGCAGGCATGCCCCAACGCCGACAGATGCGCGGGCGTGATCTTGAACAGCCAGGTGTGCGGGTCTTCCAGCAGGTAGTGCTTCAGTCCGCCGAAAACAGCGTCCAGCGCGCTTCCGAGCAGAACAACCCGCTTTCCGATGAGTAGCGGCGTCAGCAGAGAGGTGATCGTCGCGTCGAAGCCGATCGAGGAGCTGACAATGGCGCCACGCAGGTCGTCGCGGAAATACGTCGCCGCGAAGTCGAGGTAGTTGCCCAGCGCGCTGTGAGGGATGATTGCACCCTTGGGCTTGCCGGTGGAACCGGAGGTGTACAGCACATAGGCGATCTGTGGTTCCTCACCCGACGGCCAGACGGGGGCTTCGTCGGGCTGGCTGGCAAACAGGGCGTCCTGGATCTCCAGGTCAACCGGAACTACTTTCTGGTCGCCGGGCAATCCCTCGTTCATGGCCTCGCGGCTGCACAGCACGATGCTGATTTGAGCATCGTCGAGGATGTATTCCACGCGATCTTCCGGATAGGCCGGGTCGATCGGCACATAGGCGCCACCGGCCTTGAGGACTGCCAGGATGGCAATCACCAGCTCCGGGCCGGGCTCAAGATACACAGCGGCACGCAGGCCGGCGCGCAGTCCCAGCTTGCGCAGGAAATGGGCGAGCTTGTTCGCGCGCGAATCGATCTCGGCGTAGCTGTAGGTTTGTCCGTCGAACTCCACCGCCACGGAGTCTGGCAACTCGCGTGCCACCGCAGCGACGCGTTCGGGAAATGTCAACGACGAAACCGGCACGCGGGGACCGAGTCCGGCCTGCGCGATGAATGCCGCTTCTTCTGCGGGCAGGAACGGCAAGGCCGCAATGCGCTCGTCGGGCGAGGCAACAAAGGCCGCCAGCAGGGCTTCGAAGGACTGCTGCAGGCGCCGGACCGTGGCCTCCCCGAACAGCTTCGCCGCATACACCCAGCGCAGGTGCGTGCGCGACGACAGTTCCGTGGCGGTGATCTCGATGTCGTACTTCGCGCCGGTGCTGCCGATCGGCAGCAGTTGGCAATCCAGGCCGTTCAGCGCCACCTGCCCGGTGCCATTGCTGGCACCCTGGTAGTCGAACATGAACTGGAAGAGCGGCGCATGGCTGGCCGAGCGCGTCGGCAATACCTCGTCAACGACGCGCTCAAACGCAACTTGCTGGTGCTCGAAGGCCTCCACCAGCAGACGACGCGCACTCGCCAGATACTCGGTCACCGTCGCCGTATCGGAAATCCGGTTGCGCAGAATCAGCGGATTGACGAAGAAGCCCACCAGGTTCTCAAGCTCGGGATAATTTCGGCCAGCCGTGGAAGTGCCGATCAGGATGTCCTTCTCGTTGCTCCAGCGCCCAAGCACCAGCGCGAGCACCGCCTGCAGCAGGCAGTACACTGTCACCCCCTGCCTGGCAGCGAAGGCGCGAACTGAAGCCGTCAGTTGCTCGGACAGCAGGTGCTCGCGTTCCGCGCCTTCATAGGACTGCACACGTGGACGTGGATGATCCAGCGCCAGGGCATGTACCGCCGGCACGTCGCGCAATTGTTCACGCCAGTAAGCCAGGTGGGCCTCTTCGGCGCGCTGCTGTTCCGGCGCCGCCAGCCACTGCGCATAGTCGGCGAACTGCACGGTCAGCGCGGGAAGTGACGCATCGCTGCCACCGGCGTTGTAGAGCGCTTCCAGTTCCTTGACCAGGACGGCGCACGACCACCCGTCAGCGACGATGTGGTGCATGCACAGGACCAGGATGTGTTCCTCCGGGCCTGCGCTGATCAGGTCAGCGCGAAACAGCAGGTCTTCCGAGAGGTCGAACGGCCGCGCGACGAGCTCCGCAACCAGGCGACGTGCCGGCGCAGGATCGCCGGCCTGCGCATCCACGCGATGCCGGCCTACCACCAGATCCGCGCCGCGGACACGCGCGACGACGTCGCCGCCCTGCTCCACGAATTGCGTCCGTAGGGCCTGATGGCGTTCCACCACCTTGTGCAGGGCCAGGTCGAGCGAGGCTTCGTCGAGCACGCCGGTCAGCTTGACCGCCAGCGGCACGTTGTAGATGGCCTTGGCATCGGACAGCTTCTGGCTCAGCCATAACCGGCGCTGGCTCGACGTGACGGCCGAGCCGGCATCGGCGTTGCCTTTGGGAATACCGGAAATGGCCACATTACCCGCTGCGAGCAGGGCGATGAGATCATCGCGACCAGCCTTGATCAGCGCGGCGACCTCGTCAGTGATGGCGCCCGGCGCCGCCCTGGTCTTGAGCTTGCCGCCGTCGAGGTAGACCTCGATGTGCCTGGAGCCCAGTAATGCCAGCAGTTTCTTCGCGGTTTCCATGACTACCACTCCAATTCTTCGTAAACGGCATTGCCGTTGGTGCCGTCAGATGCCGTTGCGGAGGTCGACATGCGCTTGACGTCGATATGCAGGGCCAGCTCGGCCAGGGTCTGAAGCTCGAAGATGTCCTTGAGCTGCACCGCGCCCGCGCAGCGTTGGTTGATCGCAAGAACCATGCGCGTAGCCAGCAGCGAGTGCCCGCCGAGCCGGAAGAAGTTGTCTTCCGCGCCGACCGGTTCGGAGCGTTCCAGCAGCTCCTGCCACAGCACCGCCAGCGTGCGTTCGGTTTCGGTCTCCGGCGCGCGGTACTGCGCGGCCGTCGCCGCCGACAGGTGCGGCAGCGCTGAGCGGTCGACCTTTCCGTTGGCCGTCAGCGGCAGGCTCGCCAGCACCTCGATCACCGTCGGGCGCATGTACTCGGCCAGGGTCTGGCGCAGCGCCTGTTGCAGCGACTCCACCAGGGCACCGCGCTCGGCGTCGGACACATTGCTCGCCACGAACGCCACGAGACGGCGATCACTGCCCACGCCCTGCACCACCGCCGCCGCATCGCTCACGCGTGCATCGTGCTTGAGCTGCGCCTCGATCTCGCCCAGCTCGATCCGGTAGCCGCGCAGCTTGACCTGCTCGTCGCGCCGGCCCAGGTATTCCAGTTCACCGTCCTGCGCCCAGCGCACGATGTCGCCGCTGTGATACAGCCGCGTCACCGTGCCATCGGCAAGACGGTGTTCGCGGAACCGGCTCGCCGTCAGCGAGTCGCGATTCTGGTAGCCCCGCGTCACGCCGTCGCCACCGATGCACAGCTCGCCCACCGCACCCGGCGGTACCCCTTCGTCCAGTTCGTTGAGCACGTACAACTGCGTGTTCTGGATCGGCCGGCCGATCGCCACGGCGTGACCGCAGCGCTGCAGATCTTCCGGACGACGCACCGTGTACACCGAACACCCCACCACCGTTTCGGTCGGGCCGTATTCGTTGACGTATTCCGCCTGCGGCAGACGATCGCGCTGCCACTTCACCACCGTCGCCGTCGACAGCTGCTCACCGCCGATCACCAGGCAATGTCGCAGAGCGATTGGTCCGGCCTGCGCCGCATCACTGGCATACAGGCCGTCCAGGTGCGCCGGCGTCAGCTTGAACAGCCATTCCTGCCCGTCCTCGAACAGGTAGCGGCCCAGGCCCGCAAACAGCGCGCCCGTCTCCGACGGCAGCACCACCAGGCACTTGCCCATCAGGAGCGGCGTGAACAGCGTCGTCACCGTCGCATCGAAGCTCAGCGGCGTGCCCATCACCGCGCCGCGGTGATACGGCTGCAGGTAACCCTGCGCGTGATCCAGGTAGTTCACCACGCCCTGGTGCGGTACCAGCACGCCCTTGGGCTGGCCGGTCGATCCCGAGGTGTAGATCACATACGCCAGTTGCTGCGGATCCAGCCCGTCCACCACCGGCGCCTGCACCGGGTATGCCGCCAGGGCCGCGGCATCGTCCAGGCACAGCGTCGACTCGCTCCAGCTCGCGCAGCGGCTGGCCAGTGCATGCACGCTCACGATGCAGCGCACGCGGCTGTCTTGGCACATGTACGACAGGCGCGCGTCCGGGTGTTCCGGTTCCAGCGGCAGGTAGGCACCACCGGCCTTCAGGATCGCCAGCACGCCGACCACCTGCTCCAGCGAGCGGCCCACGTGCAGGCCGACCACACTGCCCGGGCCCACGCCCTGGGCGCGCAGTGCCTGTGCCGCCCGGCTCGCCCAGGCGTCCAGGTCCGCGTAGCAGAGATTCCGCTCGCCGTCGGTCACCGCCAATGCCTGCGGCGTGCGCTGCACCTGCGCGTCGAACAGCTCGTGCACGCAGCGATCGCGCGGGTAATCCTTGGACGTCTGGTTCCAGGCCTGCCAGCGCGACTGGTCCTGCGCTGTCTGCATCGGCAGCTGGTAGACCGGCGATGCCGGCGCCGACAGCGCCGCACTCAGCAACGTCGCGTAGTGGGCCGACAGCTGCTCGATCGTCGCCGCATCGAACAGCGCCGTCGCGTACTGCCAGCTCAGCCGCAGCGCGCCCTCGTGTTCCCACGCCGTCAGCTCCAGGTCGTACTTGGTCGTCTGCGCCGCGTACGGCAGCGCGGTCACCGTCAGTTCCGGCAGCGCCAGGCGGCGCTGCGCCGTGTTCTGCAGGGTGAACAGAATCTGGAACAGCGGGCTGTGGCTCAGGCTGCGTTCCACCTGCAACCGTTCCACCACCTTGTCGAACGGTACGCCCTGATGACCGTAGGCATCCACCACGGTCGAACGCGTCGTCGCCAGCAGTTCGTCAAACCGCATCGACGGTGTCAGTTGCGTGCGCAGCGCCAGGTTGTTCACAAAGCAACCCACCAGCGGTTCCACCTCGCGCTGCAACCGTCCCGCCACCGGCGTGCCGATCACCACGTCGCGCTGGTCGCTGTAGCGGCTCACCAGCAAGGCCAGCACCGCCTCGAGCAGCATGAACGGCGTCACGTCGCGGGCCTGGCAGAACACACGGATGCGCTCCACCAGCGCGGCCGGCAACTCGCTGCGGTAATTGGCACCCGCTGGCACCATCTGCGCCGGACGCGGCCGGTCGCCCGGCAGCGTCGTCAGCTCCGGCGCTGCCGCCAGTTGCTGCGACCAGTAATCCAGCCCTTCGGCCAGCGTCTGCACCTGGGCCTGCTGCCACAGCGCGTAATCCGCATACTGCACCGGCAAGGCCGGCAGCGACGCCGGCTGGCCCTGGCTGTACGCCGCAT
This genomic stretch from Tahibacter amnicola harbors:
- a CDS encoding non-ribosomal peptide synthetase/type I polyketide synthase codes for the protein METAKKLLALLGSRHIEVYLDGGKLKTRAAPGAITDEVAALIKAGRDDLIALLAAGNVAISGIPKGNADAGSAVTSSQRRLWLSQKLSDAKAIYNVPLAVKLTGVLDEASLDLALHKVVERHQALRTQFVEQGGDVVARVRGADLVVGRHRVDAQAGDPAPARRLVAELVARPFDLSEDLLFRADLISAGPEEHILVLCMHHIVADGWSCAVLVKELEALYNAGGSDASLPALTVQFADYAQWLAAPEQQRAEEAHLAYWREQLRDVPAVHALALDHPRPRVQSYEGAEREHLLSEQLTASVRAFAARQGVTVYCLLQAVLALVLGRWSNEKDILIGTSTAGRNYPELENLVGFFVNPLILRNRISDTATVTEYLASARRLLVEAFEHQQVAFERVVDEVLPTRSASHAPLFQFMFDYQGASNGTGQVALNGLDCQLLPIGSTGAKYDIEITATELSSRTHLRWVYAAKLFGEATVRRLQQSFEALLAAFVASPDERIAALPFLPAEEAAFIAQAGLGPRVPVSSLTFPERVAAVARELPDSVAVEFDGQTYSYAEIDSRANKLAHFLRKLGLRAGLRAAVYLEPGPELVIAILAVLKAGGAYVPIDPAYPEDRVEYILDDAQISIVLCSREAMNEGLPGDQKVVPVDLEIQDALFASQPDEAPVWPSGEEPQIAYVLYTSGSTGKPKGAIIPHSALGNYLDFAATYFRDDLRGAIVSSSIGFDATITSLLTPLLIGKRVVLLGSALDAVFGGLKHYLLEDPHTWLFKITPAHLSALGHACGRLGRSPARHVLIIGGEQLDHAVVDQWRSHWLPEATYVNEYGPTETVVGCSVYVIDGQSVNVPVSGAVPIGKPIANTGLYAVNGGQLVPLGAVGELHIAGAGLAEGYLNLPEVSAQRFVTLPNVDPQQRFYRTGDLVRLRSDGHFEFIKRCDDQVKIRGYRIETGEIESALRGVTGVREAAVLVQDEPSQRLLVAFLQPADDVADAKVFQQRVRQELARSLPEYMVPAAFELIAALPLTVNGKVDKSALPRIDVAASLGLNYVAPQSDLEGALCTLWQEAIGLDRVGIHDNFLDIGGNSLMFVRLRADIENQFGCKLDITAFFEFPTIAELARHLQSIRDTGQSIAEAIVDGRDLAPRTAAQAQAPIAIIAMAGRFPDADSPDALWENLREGRESLQTFSDAELIAGGFSPAVVADPAFVRSAALLRDVASFDADYFRMTPREAEILDPQQRLLLECSVHALESAGYGDGAQPRHCGVFLGCGESTYLAHHLLPQMTLMRDLGLNVLHANSNHYLATRIAYKLDLTGPAITIATACSTSLVAVHQAVNSLRHGECDMALAGGAGVSEFGPSGYLYREGGIESPDGRCRAFDADARGTRGGNGAGIVVLKRLDDALRDGDNVLAVIRGTALNNDGSQKAGYTAPSVVGQTSVIEEALRDAQLDAQQIQYVETHGTGTPLGDPIEYRALRKVFHAAGEARCALGTLKPNIGHLDAAAGVAGLIKAVQAVRHGVIPSCLHLDRPNELIDTAGSPFYFPRQALPWTCAEGEPRRAGVSAFGIGGTNVHVIIEQAPAVAGGESNSEDDGYQLFPLSARSEASLVAAADALREHLASTPGQRLSDIAYTLQVGREAHPWRRHVVARDRDSLVAALAEAGSRKARHHDDGRKRLATVFLFPGQGAQYATMGQGLLGVALRYTEAFEQCRALIARHGGFDLRDKLAEGNAALLPTDVAQPALFALEYSLATELTGLGVEPAAMIGHSLGEFVAACLAGVFTLEDAIRVVCARARLMQAGEPGAMLAISAARSAAEPCYDVSSVALAAINGPENYVVSGATAVIAQVEAQLNQAGIQCRTLQTSHAFHSPMMTAAADGLRTVLAGVALNPPTMRLLSNVTGAFMTPEQACDPDYWASHLLAPVQFAQGLETLCRVLGATGADLAFVEVGPGQGLSNLVRRNPCAAPSLATPTLRHPQESGDDVVYWLNALGKLWTLGVGLDWRQLHGVGARRRVALPTYAFDRKRFWIDRPKAGERPLPPVHAAPSTNPEAWFYLPNWQLAPAITQPVDATGESVVASTWLVLSDELGIAEALAERIRPHGEPRVIPPSALAPSLMDDAAQLERLVAGLADSTSVSIACLWPLVATTVESPDYAEFERLQRRSFYPLLALLKAIFAQCPRLEVRLHVVTDRALRVTGTETIQAGLATLRGLCKVAAQENPQVVCRLIDIDATQAGNVVQRGRIAEQLWREFNAAQDAPEVALRGNGRWLKHFLPLADSRLATPRPVLRHRGHYLITGGLGRIGLQLAKWLAEDYHARITLVSRREFPARQDWARVDEGLFTAAVAEQVRWLNALCEAGADVHVLRADVADYAALEVAVTDAERACGAIAGVFHAAGNVEDSVLPLSSTDEAACERQFAPKVAGLIHLERVLRGRRVDFCLVMSSLAAELGGLGFTAYAAASAYADAFVQHLRNEGHHHWCAIDWDGWNFSGDGAVAHGMEHAMRPADGMRAFAVAMQHCDQPCLINSTTDMDARYARWVGGLAESGEGAIQVHERPDIAQPYAAPGTKTEEVVARMWQDVLGIERIGVNDSFFELGGDSLIATRLVAKVRTHFNVAERVFSLSDFFANPTISHIAARLDGHSVVEKLASKRQELSAEAIVEEGEF